One part of the Algibacter sp. L1A34 genome encodes these proteins:
- a CDS encoding ABC transporter ATP-binding protein has protein sequence MENIKAKHVFKNELFPSNEVMLNLEHLKKVYPTPKGDYVVLEDLNLQIRKEEFVTIIGHSGCGKTTMLSMIAGLNPISGGHISVLGKHIKGPGPDRGVIFQAPSLMPWMTSLQNVLLGVNKVFPHATKAQRHDIAKYYLQKVGLEDAFDKKASDLSQGMQQRVGIARAFAIKPKVLLLDEPFGMLDSLTRGELQDILIEIWNKEKITAVMITHDVDEAIFLADRVVMMTSGPKAKIGDILNIDFERPRTRKSVLEHDDYYKYRKHLIDFLEH, from the coding sequence ATGGAAAATATAAAAGCAAAACACGTTTTTAAGAACGAACTTTTTCCTTCGAATGAGGTGATGTTAAATTTAGAGCATTTAAAGAAGGTTTACCCAACGCCTAAAGGAGATTATGTGGTTTTGGAAGATTTAAACTTACAGATTAGAAAGGAAGAGTTTGTTACCATCATTGGCCATTCGGGCTGTGGAAAAACAACCATGCTTTCTATGATTGCGGGATTAAATCCTATTTCTGGTGGTCATATATCTGTTTTAGGAAAACACATAAAAGGACCAGGACCGGATAGAGGTGTTATTTTTCAGGCGCCTAGTTTAATGCCTTGGATGACCTCTTTACAAAATGTGCTACTTGGTGTTAATAAAGTGTTTCCGCATGCTACAAAAGCACAAAGGCATGATATTGCTAAGTACTATTTACAGAAAGTAGGGTTGGAGGATGCTTTTGATAAAAAGGCATCAGATTTGTCTCAAGGTATGCAACAGCGTGTAGGTATTGCTCGTGCCTTCGCTATTAAACCTAAAGTGCTATTGCTAGATGAGCCTTTTGGTATGCTAGATTCTTTAACACGAGGTGAGTTGCAAGATATTTTAATTGAAATTTGGAATAAAGAAAAAATTACAGCAGTTATGATCACGCACGATGTAGATGAAGCTATCTTTTTAGCAGATCGTGTGGTTATGATGACGAGTGGCCCTAAGGCGAAAATTGGAGATATTTTGAACATTGATTTTGAGCGCCCAAGAACACGAAAATCGGTGTTAGAGCATGATGATTACTACAAATATAGAAAACACTTAATAGACTTTTTAGAACACTAA
- a CDS encoding alginate export family protein, with product MKKIYLTIGILTMMVQFAQAQFTLDGEFRPRTEYRNGFGSIIPDAADPGFGISTRIRLNTGYSTEAYKFYVSLQDIMVWGENRQILPYDQNNSFAVFQAWAEVKLGEGFTTKLGRQVISYDDQRIFGGLDWAQQGRNHDAALLKYKKGKFLLDVGLAFSQDYSNPTGFQSTSTAYGTTGFFSYKTMQYAYLKQSWDSFSGSLLLLNNGFQKYEADGVTPDGVNSIQTLGTHLDYKSGDFGAALNAYTQMGDTVDGAYLLGLELTYKASAKVALGAGMEIISGNDTTTSDSEAFFPLYGTNHKFNGFMDYFYVGNHANNVGLVDFHVSANFKLNETSSLMVKALNFSGEQELASGEKSLGTELDLVYSKQFKGYALKLGYSQMFASDGMYELKGVTESAAADMQNWAWAMLVIKPKFLN from the coding sequence ATGAAAAAAATTTATTTAACTATAGGCATCTTAACCATGATGGTTCAATTTGCTCAAGCACAATTTACATTAGATGGTGAGTTTAGGCCAAGAACAGAATACCGTAATGGTTTTGGAAGTATTATTCCCGATGCTGCAGATCCAGGTTTTGGTATTTCTACTAGAATTAGATTAAATACAGGTTACTCTACAGAGGCTTATAAGTTTTATGTAAGCTTGCAAGATATTATGGTTTGGGGAGAAAACAGACAAATTTTACCATACGATCAAAATAACTCGTTTGCAGTATTTCAAGCTTGGGCAGAAGTGAAATTAGGAGAAGGATTTACTACTAAATTAGGACGCCAAGTTATTTCTTATGATGATCAACGTATTTTTGGTGGCTTAGATTGGGCACAACAAGGGCGTAATCATGATGCTGCATTATTGAAATACAAAAAAGGTAAATTTTTATTAGATGTAGGATTAGCGTTTAGTCAAGATTATTCTAATCCAACAGGGTTTCAATCAACTTCTACAGCATACGGTACAACAGGTTTCTTTTCTTATAAAACAATGCAATATGCTTATTTAAAACAATCTTGGGATAGTTTCTCAGGTAGCTTATTGTTATTAAACAATGGTTTCCAAAAATATGAAGCCGATGGTGTTACTCCAGATGGTGTAAACAGTATTCAAACTTTGGGAACACATTTAGATTATAAAAGTGGTGATTTTGGAGCGGCTTTAAATGCTTACACGCAAATGGGTGATACTGTTGATGGTGCATATTTATTAGGTCTAGAGCTTACTTATAAAGCATCGGCTAAAGTTGCTTTAGGTGCAGGTATGGAGATTATTAGTGGTAACGATACAACAACTTCAGATTCTGAGGCGTTTTTTCCATTATACGGAACAAACCACAAGTTTAATGGTTTTATGGATTATTTCTACGTAGGGAACCATGCCAATAATGTTGGTTTAGTTGATTTCCACGTAAGTGCTAACTTCAAATTAAACGAAACGTCTAGCTTAATGGTTAAAGCTTTAAATTTTAGCGGAGAGCAAGAATTAGCTAGTGGAGAGAAATCTTTAGGAACCGAGTTAGATTTAGTGTACTCTAAACAGTTTAAAGGTTATGCTTTAAAATTAGGTTACTCGCAAATGTTTGCTAGCGATGGTATGTACGAATTAAAAGGTGTTACAGAATCTGCTGCTGCAGATATGCAAAACTGGGCTTGGGCTATGTTAGTTATCAAACCTAAGTTTTTAAACTAA